In Oceaniferula marina, the following proteins share a genomic window:
- a CDS encoding MBL fold metallo-hydrolase, giving the protein MNQDLTQPILAGMIQMAVLGSGSGGNATLLRCGNTRILVDAGLSAKQVVLRMEQLGVSPDDLDGILVTHEHSDHARGIDVLLRKRSIPIFANAFTREALEYKMKSDIPWRVFQSGQTFSLGDFEVQAFKIPHDAAEPVGFVLQGHGVQLGMVSDVGHVTHLMREQLRGSHAIYIEANYDETLLERDTKRPWATKQRIASRHGHLSNTQTAEFLEEIACERLENVMLSHLSSDCNCPHIASRVVSESLQRCGLGKVAVHCAQQHEPTPWIQCTTGQQAIA; this is encoded by the coding sequence TTGAATCAAGACCTCACTCAACCGATACTCGCGGGCATGATTCAGATGGCTGTGCTCGGAAGCGGAAGTGGGGGGAATGCCACCCTGCTACGCTGTGGCAATACCCGGATTTTGGTGGATGCCGGGCTGAGTGCCAAACAAGTCGTCCTGAGAATGGAGCAGCTGGGGGTGTCCCCTGATGACCTCGACGGCATTCTGGTGACCCACGAACACAGCGACCACGCCCGAGGTATTGACGTCCTGCTACGCAAACGCTCGATCCCCATTTTTGCCAACGCCTTCACCCGGGAAGCTCTGGAATACAAAATGAAAAGTGACATCCCATGGCGGGTGTTCCAAAGCGGCCAGACGTTTTCCCTCGGCGATTTCGAAGTGCAGGCGTTTAAAATCCCACACGATGCCGCGGAACCCGTCGGCTTTGTCCTGCAAGGTCATGGTGTCCAGCTCGGCATGGTCAGCGACGTCGGCCATGTCACCCACCTGATGCGTGAGCAACTCCGCGGTAGCCACGCCATCTATATCGAAGCCAATTACGACGAAACCCTACTCGAGCGCGATACCAAACGACCATGGGCAACCAAACAACGGATTGCCTCGCGCCACGGCCACCTCTCCAACACCCAAACGGCTGAGTTTTTAGAGGAAATCGCCTGCGAACGGCTGGAGAACGTGATGCTCAGTCATCTCAGCTCGGACTGCAACTGCCCACACATCGCCTCCCGCGTGGTTTCCGAGTCCCTGCAGCGCTGCGGCCTGGGTAAGGTAGCTGTTCACTGCGCCCAGCAGCATGAGCCGACGCCGTGGATTCAGTGTACAACGGGCCAACAAGCTATCGCCTGA
- a CDS encoding phospholipase D family protein yields MINQWERASWLLWGVFAFSCLLGACTRLPTDYPKTVSHAWQQPETSRVGGLFEREAAKHPGKSGFQVIPDNRRAFTDRVALAEFAEKTLDVQYYMWNNDTIGKTLAERVIASADRGVRVRFLVDDINLKRRDSLAAAMSAHPKIEVRLFNPALHREWKMLEAGLSFKRMNKRMHNKVMIMDNACAIIGGRNIGDEYFGVHPEFNMRDLDIVAVGPIVRDISHSFDEFWNSVAAIPIEVLVDEPSDMEDFKRSLALLKKQVAQADYPFSLDRDLKSLEANLSGISRNLIWARGEVFHDSFRSMKEAGRGETVLEQLHREVSSAQREIFVESAYFVMRDPGVETAGSLEKRGVRIRVLTNSLASNDVIAAQAGYRKHSQALLACGVELYELRPDAAVVKADVMGDRKHARTSLHTKALVIDGNRAFVGSYNLDPRSAEINSEIGLMVYSPVFAGKVRDYLNQGVKPENAYRVSLTKRGRQQWQTQVDGRVHTWSREPETNAWTRWKSKMFGWLPIESQL; encoded by the coding sequence ATGATAAACCAATGGGAGAGAGCGAGCTGGCTGCTATGGGGGGTATTTGCCTTTAGTTGCTTGCTAGGGGCCTGCACTCGTTTGCCTACGGACTACCCGAAGACGGTTTCGCATGCCTGGCAGCAGCCGGAAACATCTCGGGTGGGTGGATTATTTGAACGGGAGGCGGCAAAACACCCGGGGAAATCCGGATTTCAGGTGATTCCGGACAACCGGCGAGCATTTACTGACCGGGTGGCATTGGCCGAGTTTGCGGAAAAGACGCTCGATGTGCAGTATTACATGTGGAACAACGATACCATTGGGAAAACTCTGGCAGAGCGTGTGATTGCGTCAGCGGACCGGGGCGTCAGGGTCCGTTTTCTGGTGGATGATATCAATCTGAAGCGTCGGGACAGCCTGGCTGCGGCGATGTCCGCGCATCCGAAGATCGAGGTGCGATTGTTCAATCCGGCACTTCATCGCGAGTGGAAGATGCTGGAGGCGGGGCTGAGCTTTAAGCGCATGAATAAAAGGATGCACAATAAAGTGATGATCATGGATAACGCCTGCGCTATCATTGGTGGGCGCAACATTGGGGATGAATACTTTGGCGTGCACCCCGAATTCAATATGCGGGATCTGGATATCGTGGCGGTGGGGCCCATTGTCAGGGACATTTCCCACAGCTTTGATGAGTTTTGGAACAGCGTGGCTGCGATCCCGATTGAGGTTCTCGTTGATGAGCCATCCGATATGGAGGATTTTAAACGCTCCCTGGCTCTGTTGAAGAAGCAGGTGGCGCAGGCGGATTACCCTTTTTCTCTGGATCGCGATCTGAAAAGCCTTGAGGCAAATTTGAGCGGGATTAGCCGCAACCTGATTTGGGCTCGCGGTGAGGTGTTCCATGACAGCTTCCGCTCGATGAAAGAAGCCGGGCGTGGCGAAACCGTTCTGGAGCAACTGCACCGGGAGGTGTCTTCTGCGCAGCGTGAAATATTCGTCGAGTCTGCTTATTTTGTGATGAGAGACCCCGGGGTTGAAACTGCCGGCTCGTTGGAGAAACGTGGTGTCAGGATACGCGTGTTGACCAATTCCCTGGCATCCAATGATGTGATCGCCGCGCAGGCTGGATACCGGAAGCATTCGCAAGCATTGCTCGCGTGCGGTGTGGAACTTTATGAGTTGAGGCCGGATGCAGCAGTGGTGAAAGCGGATGTCATGGGAGATCGGAAACATGCCCGCACGAGCTTACACACCAAGGCTCTGGTGATCGACGGCAACCGTGCCTTTGTCGGTAGCTACAACCTGGATCCGCGCTCGGCTGAGATTAACTCTGAGATCGGCTTGATGGTTTACAGCCCGGTTTTTGCCGGGAAAGTTCGTGATTATTTAAATCAGGGGGTGAAGCCCGAAAACGCTTACCGGGTGAGCCTGACGAAGCGAGGGAGGCAGCAGTGGCAAACCCAGGTGGATGGCCGAGTCCATACCTGGTCGCGCGAGCCAGAAACCAATGCCTGGACCCGCTGGAAATCGAAGATGTTTGGTTGGTTGCCGATTGAAAGCCAGCTGTAA
- a CDS encoding protein kinase domain-containing protein: MVTPDIDGVEILGLIGKGACGSVFVARRLEGSAAAGEYCAVRVLNPVAVNVSLVEKMLERAEGDQCPEGMGAVEIKQLDGSSGSVVLVMPLLADVTVAAGKETTLDVSPRNLDIRMSGPELGTWEDRWDLIERIARSLASMHQHHVPHGNIKPSNIFFDDAGEVVLTDCTMGYMPGVGVPPYTNALLYAPPEQLTDPSGYTSGKGYGWDVYAFGMLAFRLLTGCLPDCDSTRKKRGKGKESMTPVQNDLDRLMQDVETMPLDRWLTRSSEALEVERRNLIARCLEIDPNKRFSDLNDLLHVWHDLAIESDVIDARQELHDVKESQRKVSLAGVALAVLASAALIAAAVLAYQWNQAKTNWARSEQHAADRISAQEKQHQEKLSVQNEKLREIEKRMARAIEDQELAERREQKHKDQLISLGVANDHLLAWMMRDHSKELPELQKSGSARDILIQELQQFLKLTEDGEHFQEVRARIMMQLAELRVHKRKPVEADVLLDQAVAAWQAAGIEEPGHAYRVARARAACLIQALDQNQNDLAKRLLPKARVAAMTNQNDQSVEAKRLNAVLHVIDGRMLESTDPAKALQHFEQAIKGMQGVHRTLTEHVTVRSDLARFQLEAAKLAGSMNQVEDATRLRGDAAKSLETLLQKNPHLKMPKIQLAKIHIMAATAEIQEGQDVQGARKLDQAEALLKSLPAGDHTPDGANMQRAAAMGLRAVLLRDAGKASEAKRTLNAAIALVDEVVRQENQRESPSNEPLYRLAVLNWQLAGIMGDGGNRQAELKQGKQAAELMESLLKGGAGTHDTGMRRALGYLYGDLGHTAALIGNRSLARDYYQQAAKTWQSLIEKNGKQDEYLDGLKWSESRSREMEK; this comes from the coding sequence ATGGTGACACCGGATATTGATGGCGTTGAAATTTTGGGCCTGATTGGAAAAGGCGCTTGTGGCTCGGTGTTTGTTGCCCGCCGGCTAGAGGGTTCTGCCGCTGCGGGGGAATACTGCGCAGTCCGCGTGCTGAACCCGGTGGCCGTCAATGTTTCTTTGGTTGAAAAGATGTTAGAACGGGCCGAGGGAGACCAATGCCCGGAAGGTATGGGGGCCGTGGAAATCAAACAACTGGACGGAAGTTCGGGGTCCGTGGTTCTGGTGATGCCATTGTTAGCGGATGTGACGGTGGCCGCCGGTAAGGAAACCACGCTGGACGTTTCACCCCGAAACTTGGATATCCGGATGTCTGGCCCCGAACTTGGAACCTGGGAAGACCGCTGGGACTTGATTGAACGTATCGCCCGGTCCCTTGCCAGTATGCACCAGCATCATGTGCCGCACGGGAATATCAAACCGAGCAATATCTTTTTTGATGATGCTGGAGAGGTCGTGTTGACCGATTGTACCATGGGCTACATGCCTGGTGTCGGGGTTCCTCCGTATACCAATGCCTTGCTTTATGCACCTCCGGAACAGTTGACCGACCCCAGCGGATACACCTCTGGAAAAGGGTATGGATGGGATGTGTATGCCTTTGGCATGCTCGCATTCCGCTTGCTGACCGGGTGTTTGCCCGATTGTGATTCCACCCGTAAAAAAAGGGGGAAGGGGAAAGAATCGATGACGCCGGTTCAGAATGATCTCGACCGTCTTATGCAAGATGTGGAAACCATGCCTCTTGACCGTTGGTTGACACGTAGTTCGGAGGCCTTGGAGGTGGAGCGTCGCAACCTCATCGCCCGTTGCTTGGAAATCGACCCGAACAAGCGGTTTTCTGATCTCAACGACCTTCTTCATGTTTGGCATGATCTTGCGATTGAATCGGATGTGATCGATGCGCGGCAGGAGCTTCACGATGTGAAGGAGAGCCAGCGCAAGGTTTCGCTAGCAGGAGTTGCCTTGGCTGTGTTGGCAAGTGCTGCCCTGATCGCTGCCGCTGTTCTGGCATACCAGTGGAACCAGGCAAAAACCAATTGGGCTCGTTCCGAGCAGCATGCTGCCGACCGTATCAGTGCACAGGAAAAGCAACATCAGGAAAAGCTGAGCGTGCAAAATGAAAAGCTGCGGGAAATAGAAAAACGAATGGCGCGGGCGATCGAAGATCAAGAGCTTGCCGAACGGCGGGAACAAAAACATAAGGATCAGTTGATTTCGTTAGGTGTTGCGAACGATCATTTGTTAGCTTGGATGATGCGGGACCACAGTAAGGAGCTACCTGAGTTGCAAAAGTCGGGGTCCGCGAGGGACATTCTGATTCAAGAGTTACAACAATTTTTAAAACTAACCGAGGATGGTGAACATTTTCAAGAGGTGAGGGCCAGGATCATGATGCAGCTGGCTGAGTTACGGGTGCACAAGAGGAAGCCCGTCGAGGCGGATGTTCTTTTGGATCAGGCGGTGGCCGCGTGGCAGGCCGCTGGGATTGAAGAGCCCGGGCATGCTTACCGGGTGGCCCGGGCACGAGCAGCTTGTTTGATTCAGGCCCTGGACCAAAACCAAAACGATTTGGCGAAACGCTTACTACCAAAAGCCAGGGTCGCGGCGATGACCAACCAGAACGACCAGAGTGTGGAGGCAAAACGGTTGAATGCCGTACTGCATGTCATTGACGGCAGGATGCTTGAATCGACCGACCCGGCGAAAGCTTTGCAACATTTTGAACAGGCAATCAAGGGGATGCAGGGGGTTCACCGGACCTTGACCGAGCATGTCACCGTGCGCTCTGACTTGGCACGGTTTCAACTCGAGGCGGCTAAACTGGCTGGTTCAATGAATCAGGTGGAGGATGCTACACGGCTGCGCGGTGATGCCGCCAAGTCGCTGGAAACGTTATTGCAAAAGAACCCACACCTGAAGATGCCCAAAATCCAGTTGGCAAAAATCCACATCATGGCTGCCACGGCTGAAATTCAGGAAGGACAGGATGTGCAAGGTGCCCGGAAGCTGGATCAGGCTGAGGCTTTGCTTAAGTCCTTGCCGGCCGGGGATCATACTCCGGACGGAGCGAATATGCAGCGAGCCGCGGCGATGGGCTTACGTGCCGTTCTCCTCCGCGATGCGGGAAAGGCATCGGAGGCCAAGCGCACCTTGAACGCTGCCATTGCATTGGTGGATGAGGTGGTTCGACAGGAGAACCAAAGGGAATCACCCAGTAACGAGCCCTTGTACCGCCTGGCTGTTTTGAACTGGCAGTTGGCTGGCATCATGGGTGACGGTGGCAATCGTCAGGCTGAGCTTAAGCAGGGGAAACAAGCTGCGGAGCTGATGGAGAGTTTGCTGAAAGGAGGGGCCGGAACCCACGACACCGGGATGCGCCGGGCTCTGGGATACCTGTATGGGGATCTGGGTCATACGGCTGCATTGATTGGCAACCGCTCCCTTGCCCGCGATTACTATCAACAGGCGGCAAAAACCTGGCAGAGTCTGATTGAAAAAAACGGCAAGCAGGACGAATACCTTGACGGGTTGAAGTGGAGTGAATCCAGATCCCGTGAAATGGAAAAGTGA
- a CDS encoding glycerophosphodiester phosphodiesterase: MKNSRMQSIYQPIRSSWQWMEGGKWQPLLAVHLIVLLASAAVLTPLSGLIVRSVVAFSGQEALSDTEIASFLLSPGGAVAGMLLGALLLTFAIWGYAALLVPVYAIQTGGRASLAATLARVLACAPSLFRLSLRVMIRYLLIFLPFAAVIGLTYWLLLSGYDINYYLAEKPPEFFAALAIAGVVLVLLGVILIQVTISWFYALPLVLFAHESAKQAKRHSVELSCGQRKSIALCLALWLFGTPVLNMLLTAPLNWLVGWWVPQLADRLPMLALVLGGGLLLNGLLSFVLGFVALSLLAHRNIEMFRDLDLGETLPVVDQAEQNAGHQRVRIPLGDKLLLVLGLLVVMLAGVLCYRWVNTIELKDDVLVIAHRGSSLEAPENTMAAIRSAVEAGSDWVEIDVQETADGKVVVFHDSDFKRVGSNPLTIWDARSEQLPGIDIGSWFDPTFASETTPSLREVLQLCRDKSGVLIELKYYGHDKQLEQRVIDIVEQESMQDQVMVMSLSYPAVQKVRKLRPEWKVGLLSTVAIGDITSLDVDFLGLNSRAATKRLIDRAHRNGIDIFVWTVNDPIDISTMTSRGVDGLITDAPARAFSVLEQRKELNPSERLMLELAHIFGRRSKAIEQ; this comes from the coding sequence ATGAAAAACTCCCGCATGCAATCGATTTATCAGCCAATCCGATCGTCCTGGCAATGGATGGAGGGTGGCAAATGGCAGCCGCTGTTGGCGGTTCACCTGATTGTATTGTTAGCATCGGCTGCGGTTCTGACTCCGTTGAGTGGTCTGATTGTGCGTTCCGTGGTGGCCTTCTCCGGGCAGGAGGCTTTAAGTGATACGGAGATTGCTTCGTTTCTACTGAGCCCTGGAGGGGCGGTGGCCGGGATGTTACTCGGAGCCTTGCTCTTGACCTTTGCGATTTGGGGATACGCGGCGTTATTGGTTCCCGTGTATGCGATCCAGACCGGTGGTCGTGCCAGTCTGGCGGCTACACTTGCCCGGGTGCTTGCCTGTGCTCCCTCCTTGTTTCGCTTATCGCTGCGGGTGATGATCCGTTACCTCCTGATTTTCTTGCCATTTGCCGCAGTGATCGGATTGACCTACTGGCTACTGCTTTCGGGTTACGATATAAATTATTACCTCGCGGAAAAGCCACCTGAGTTTTTTGCTGCCCTGGCGATTGCGGGTGTGGTGTTGGTTTTGTTGGGGGTTATTTTGATCCAAGTCACGATCTCATGGTTTTACGCTCTGCCCTTGGTCTTGTTTGCTCATGAATCTGCAAAACAGGCCAAACGACATAGTGTCGAGCTGAGTTGCGGACAACGGAAGTCGATCGCCCTTTGCCTGGCGCTCTGGCTGTTCGGGACTCCGGTATTGAACATGCTGCTCACGGCTCCGTTGAACTGGCTCGTCGGTTGGTGGGTGCCTCAGCTGGCTGACCGTTTACCAATGTTGGCATTGGTGTTGGGTGGCGGCTTACTGCTCAACGGTTTGCTGTCCTTTGTGCTTGGTTTTGTGGCGCTATCCCTGCTGGCGCACCGTAATATTGAAATGTTCCGAGATCTCGATCTGGGGGAGACCTTGCCGGTGGTGGATCAGGCTGAGCAGAACGCTGGGCATCAACGGGTTCGTATTCCTTTGGGGGACAAACTGTTGTTAGTTCTGGGCTTGTTGGTGGTCATGCTCGCCGGGGTGCTGTGTTACCGTTGGGTGAATACGATCGAATTGAAGGATGATGTGTTGGTGATTGCCCACCGCGGGTCATCGCTTGAGGCTCCTGAGAATACCATGGCAGCGATCCGCAGCGCAGTCGAGGCGGGCTCGGATTGGGTGGAAATCGATGTGCAGGAAACGGCCGACGGCAAGGTGGTGGTGTTCCATGACAGTGATTTCAAACGGGTTGGAAGCAATCCGCTCACCATCTGGGATGCCCGCTCCGAGCAGTTGCCAGGGATTGATATCGGCTCTTGGTTCGATCCGACATTTGCTTCCGAAACCACACCCAGCCTTCGGGAAGTTTTGCAGCTTTGCCGGGATAAATCCGGGGTGTTGATCGAGTTAAAATACTACGGGCATGACAAGCAACTCGAGCAACGTGTGATTGACATCGTAGAGCAGGAATCGATGCAAGACCAGGTGATGGTGATGTCATTGAGTTATCCCGCGGTGCAGAAAGTTCGCAAGCTCAGACCTGAGTGGAAAGTCGGTTTACTCTCCACGGTGGCCATCGGAGACATCACCAGTCTGGATGTCGACTTCCTCGGGCTCAACAGCCGGGCCGCCACCAAGCGCCTGATCGATCGGGCGCACCGGAATGGGATCGATATCTTCGTCTGGACCGTGAACGACCCCATCGATATTTCGACCATGACCAGCCGGGGCGTGGACGGTCTGATCACCGATGCCCCGGCACGTGCCTTTTCTGTTCTGGAGCAGCGCAAGGAGCTGAACCCCAGTGAGCGGCTCATGCTGGAGCTGGCGCATATCTTTGGCCGTCGCTCGAAGGCTATTGAGCAGTAG